From the genome of Eublepharis macularius isolate TG4126 chromosome 12, MPM_Emac_v1.0, whole genome shotgun sequence, one region includes:
- the LOC129339654 gene encoding olfactory receptor 2D3-like produces the protein MGAENITSVTEFILVGLSNNRETQILLFVVFLIMYSATIVGNLLIIILVRVDSCLHTPMYFFLTHLSGVEICFVTTTGPQMLAHLVSGNGAISFTRCAAQMYATTCLGCTECLLLSAMAYDRCLAICSPLVYAAVMSKKHQWQLTSASWAVGFLLAAVNVTCTISLPFCGTNHINHFFCEQPVVFKYACIESRYTAPVIFMVSTLILVGPFSVILISYGLILYSVFQMQSRVGRRKAISTCTSHLVVVTLFYGTLIFMYMRPGVDAADDRDKQTAVFYIVVTPILNPIIYSLRNKEIHKAMAKVLRRPGFEEQT, from the coding sequence ATGGGGGCTGAGAACATCACTTCTGTCACAGAGTTCATCTTGGTGGGCCTCTCCAATAACCGAGAAACTCAGATTTTGCTCTTTGTGGTATTCCTCATTATGTACTCAGCTACCATTGTGGGGAACCTGCTGATCATAATCCTCGTGCGGGTTGACTCTTGCCTCCACAcacccatgtacttcttcctcaCACATCTGTCTGGTGTAGAGATCTGTTTTGTCACCACTACTGGGCCTCAGATGCTGGCTCACCTGGTGAGTGGAAATGGAGCCATCTCCTTCACCCGTTGCGCGGCCCAGATGTATGCTACTACATGCCTGGGCTGCACGGAATGCCTTCTTCTGAGCGCCATGGCCTATGACCGCTGCTTGGCCATCTGCAGCCCCCTGGTTTACGCTGCTGTCATGAGCAAGAAGCACCAATGGCAGCTCACCTCAGCTTCCTGGGCCGTTGGTTTCCTCCTTGCTGCGGTCAACGTGACCTGCACTATATCCCTCCCCTTCTGTGGGACCAACCACATCAACCACTTCTTCTGTGAGCAGCCAGTTGTGTTTAAATACGCCTGTATTGAAAGCCGCTACACAGCGCCCGTTATTTTCATGGTGTCTACACTAATCCTTGTGGGTCCCTTTTCTGTTATCCTGATCTCTTATGGGCTCATTCTCTACTCTGTGTTTCAAATGCAGTCAAGAGTTGGACGGCGAAAGGCAATTTCCACTTGTACCTCCCATCTGGTGGTGGTCACCCTCTTTTATGGTACGCTCATCTTTATGTACATGAGACCTGGTGTGGATGCAGCTGACGATCGTGACAAGCAAACAGCTGTCTTTTACATAGTGGTCACCCCCATACTCAATCCCATCATCTACAGTTTGCGGAACAAAGAGATCCATAAGGCAATGGCCAAGGTCTTGAGAAGGCCCGGGTTTGAAGAACAAACCTGA
- the LOC129339656 gene encoding olfactory receptor 2D3-like, which yields MGAENITSVTDFILMGLSNNRETQILLFVVFLFMYSATIVGNLLIIILVRVDSCLHTPMYFFLTHLSGVEICFVTTTVPQMLTHLMSGNGAISFTRCAAQMYATTCLGCTECLLLSAMAYDRCLAICSPLVYAAIMSKKHQWQLTSASWAIGFFLASINVTCTISLPFCGTNHINHFFCEQPVVFKKTCVEARYTEPVIFVGCTLILVGSFSIILVSYGLILYSVFQMQSKRGRHKAFSTCASHLVVVVMFYGVLFFLYMRTGVETALDSDKHIAVFYLVVTPMLNPFIYSLRNKDVHRAVTKVLRRLDFEEKT from the coding sequence ATGGGGGCTGAGAACATCACTTCTGTCACAGATTTCATCTTGATGGGTCTCTCCAATAACCGAGAAACTCAGATTCTTCTCTTTGTGGTATTCCTCTTTATGTACTCAGCTACCATTGTGGGGAACCTGTTAATTATAATCCTCGTGCGGGTTGATTCATGCCTTCACAcacccatgtacttcttcctcaCACATCTTTCTGGTGTAGAGATCTGTTTTGTCACTACTACTGTACCTCAGATGCTGACTCACCTGATGAGTGGAAATGGAGCCATCTCCTTCACCCGTTGTGCGGCCCAGATGTATGCTACTACATGCCTGGGCTGCACGGAATGCCTGCTTCTGAGCGCCATGGCCTATGACCGCTGCTTGGCCATCTGTAGCCCGCTGGTATACGCTGCTATCATGAGCAAGAAGCACCAATGGCAGCTCACCTCAGCTTCCTGGGCCATTGGTTTCTTCCTTGCTTCGATCAACGTGACCTGCACCATTTCTCTCCCCTTCTGTGGGACCAACCACATCAACCACTTCTTCTGTGAGCAGCCAGTTGTGTTTAAAAAGACATGTGTTGAGGCCCGCTACACAGAGCCCGTTATTTTTGTAGGTTGCACACTGATCCTCGTGGGCTCCTTTTCTATTATCCTTGTCTCCTATGGGCTCATTCTCTACTCCGTCTTTCAAATGCAGTCAAAACGTGGACGGCACAAGGCCTTTTCCACTTGTGCTTCCCACCTGGTTGTGGTCGTCATGTTCTATGGTGTCCTCTTCTTTCTGTATATGAGAACTGGGGTGGAGACAGCTCTTGATAGTGATAAACACATTGCTGTCTTTTACCTTGTGGTCACCCCCATGCTCAACCCTTTCATTTACAGCTTGAGAAATAAAGATGTCCATAGGGCAGTGACCAAGGTTTTGAGAAGATTGGACTTTGAAGAAAAAACTTGA
- the LOC129339657 gene encoding olfactory receptor 5V1-like, protein MGTKNLTSVTEFILAGLTNQRKTQIVLFLVILLIYFLTFMGNLVTIILVRANSHLHTPMYYFLMHLSGLEICYVTCTLPQALAHLLSGNGAISFNHCMFQVYIFQSLAGTECFLLGAMAYDRYLAICHPLVYAISMGKWRQLQLTSVSWGAGFLLALINVACTLCFPFCGPNHLNHFFCELPMLLKLACGDIHILEVILFWTAALAILAPLFVILTSYGLILSSVLRMQSTSGRRKAFSTCASHLAVVTLYYGTTFFMYLIPRSRIAPDRDKNIAVLYAIITPLLNPIIYTLRNKDIHKAVIKMLERNVFE, encoded by the coding sequence ATGGGAACCAAGAACCTCACATCTGTGACAGAATTCATCTTGGCAGGACTCACCAACCAACGGAAGACACAGATAGTTCTTTTTTTGGTAATCCTCCTCATATACTTTCTTACTTTTATGGGGAATCTGGTGACCATTATTTTAGTGCGAGCAAACTCCCACCTCCACACCCCCATGTATTACTTCTTGATGCACCTTTCAGGACTAGAGATCTGTTATGTCACCTGCACCTTGCCCCAGGCGCTGGCTCACCTTCTGTCTGGAAATGGAGCCATCTCTTTCAACCATTGCATGTTCCAGGTGTACATTTTCCAGTCCTTGGCTGGCACTGAATGCTTCCTGCTGGGAGCCATGGCTTATGACCGCTACTTGGCCATCTGCCATCCTCTGGTATATGCCATTTCGATGGGCAAGTGGCGCCAATTGCAACTTACTTCTGTATCCTGGGGCGCTGGTTTCCTCCTTGCTTTGATAAATGTGGCATGTACACTTTGTTTCCCCTTCTGTGGCCCCAACCATCTCAATCACTTTTTCTGTGAGCTACCAATGCTGTTGAAACTTGCTTGTGGAGACATTCATATCCTTGAAGTCATCCTTTTTTGGACAGCTGCGTTGGCCATCCTGGCCCCCTTGTTTGTAATCCTGACTTCTTATGGCCTCATTCTGTCCTCTGTGTTACGAATGCAGTCCACTTCAGGACGCCGTAAGGCATTCTCCACCTGCGCCTCCCACTTGGCAGTGGTCACCCTGTACTATGGCACCACCTTCTTTATGTACTTGATACCCCGGTCACGCATAGCTCCTGATCGTGATAAGAACATCGCTGTTCTTTATGCTATAATCACCCCTCTTCTCAATCCTATCATTTATACTTTGCGGAACAAGGATATCCACAAGGCAGTGATTAAAATGTTGGAAAGAAATGTCTTTGAATAA
- the LOC129339658 gene encoding olfactory receptor 2G3-like: MRTENLTSVTEFILLGLTNHRKTQLLLFCVFLVIYLLTLVGNLVIIILVQTNSHLHTPMYFFLTHLSGLEICYVTSTLPQMLAHLLSGHGAITFTRCMLQMYISFFLGGTECFLLGVMAYDRYLAICRPLTYAILMSRWRLLKLASISWGVPVLLAVINVGCTLRFPFCGPNRVNHFFCELPVVMKLACGDTRVAEVILFVAAVLALLVPLSVILTSYGLILSSVLRMQSTSGRHKAFSTCASHLVVVTMFYGTVISMYMKPQSDSSPDHDKKIAVFYIIITPLLNPIIYTLRNKDIHRAVKKMLHRMDFEQKY, encoded by the coding sequence ATGAGAACTGAGAACCTCACCTCCGTGACAGAATTCATCTTGCTGGGACTTACCAACCACCGAAAGACACAGCTGCTGCTCTTTTGTGTATTCCTTGTCATATACTTGCTGACTCTTGTGGGGAATCTGGTGATTATCATCCTGGTACAAACAAACTCCCATCTCCACACCCCTATGTACTTCTTCTTGACTCATCTCtcaggcctggagatctgttatgTCACCAGCACCTTGCCCCAGATGCTGGCTCATCTTCTGTCTGGTCATGGAGCCATCACCTTCACCCGTTGCATGCTCCAGATGTACATTTCTTTCTTCCTAGGTGGCACTGAATGCTTTCTGTTAGGTGTCATGGCCTATGACCGCTACCTGGCCATCTGCCGTCCCCTGACATACGCCATTCTCATGAGCAGGTGGCGCTTACTGAAGCTTGCCTCAATCTCCTGGGGAGTTCCTGTTCTCCTCGCTGTAATAAATGTAGGGTGTACCCTGCGTTTCCCCTTCTGTGGTCCCAACCGTGTCAACCACTTCTTCTGTGAACTTCCAGTGGTGATGAAGCTTGCTTGTGGGGACACTCGGGTTGCAGAAGTCATCCTTTTTGTGGCAGCTGTGCTCGCTCTACTGGTGCCCCTATCTGTTATCTTGACTTCTTATGGACTCATTCTGTCCTCCGTGTTACGAATGCAGTCTACCTCTGGACGCCATAAGGCTTTCTCTACATGCGCCTCCCACTTGGTGGTGGTCACCATGTTCTACGGCACTGTCATTTCTATGTACATGAAGCCCCAATCAGACTCCTCCCCTGATCATGATAAGAAAATTGCTGTCTTTTACATCATCATCACCCCTCTCTTGAATCCTATCATATACACTTTGAGGAACAAGGATATTCATAGGGCAGTGAAGAAAATGTTGCATAGAATGGACTTTGAACAAAAATACTGA